The window CCGCCGGATCCTGATGCCCGACGAGTTCGTCGCCTTCCCTCTCCGGAAGGACTACCCGTTGCGAGGCCGCGGCGAACGCCACAACTTCCCCCGGCTGACCCGCGAAGAGTCCTGATCCGTTTCCGCCCCCGGAACGACGACCGTCCCCATTCACGCGAGGCCCGAGAGAGACGTTATGCCGGTCAACCTGCTCGACGAGCCCGAACTGGACAGCGAGGCCAAGCAGGCCACCTGGACCCTGAACTTCGGCCCCCAGCATCCGGCCACGCACACCACGCTGCGCCTGATCCTGGAGCTGGACGGCGAGCGGATCGTCAAGGCGACGCCGCACATTGGCTACCTGCACTCGGGCTTCGAGAAGCTCGGCGAGCACCTGAACTACAACCAGTACGTCACGATCGTCGACCGTAAGAACTACATCAGCCCACCGATGAACGAGGTGGCCTGGCATCACACGGTCGAAAAACTGCTGGGCGTCGAACTGACCCCCCGGTGTCAGTACATCCGGGTCATCATCGGCGAGCTGGGTCGGATCTCCGACCACCTCCTCTGCACGGGGGCCGCGGCGCTCGACCTGGGGGCGTTCACCGCGTTCCTCTACGCGTTCAACCTCCGCGAGCAGATCTACGACGTCTACGAGGAGATGTCGGGCTATCGCTTCCATCCCGGCTACACGCGGGTCGGCGGCGTGCTCTACGACTTCAACGATCGCGTCCTGGACAGGATCAAGCGAGTGCTGACCTCGTTTGTGAAGGTCTACTCGGACATGAGCAAGCTCCTCTTCCGCAACCGGATCTTCCTGGACCGGATGCGGGGGGTCGGCAAGCTCAGCAAGGCCGACGCGATCGGGATGTCCTGCACGGGCCCCGTGGCCCGGGCCAGCGGCGTTCACGTCGACCTGCGGAAAGACGCCCCCTACCTGGCGTACCCCGAGTTCGACTTCGAGGTTCCCTACTGCGAGGAAGGGGACTGCTGGGCTCGCTTCATGGTCCGCATGGAGGAGATGAAGCAGAGCGTCCGGATCATCGAGCAGGCGATGGCCAAGCTGCCGAGCGGGCCGGTGAACCTGCCGATCGCCGAGAAGCTGAACATCCCCGACAAGGCGACGACCTACAACAGCATGGAAGGCCTGATCCAGCACTTCGAGCTGGTCATGCCCAACCGCGGGTTCGAGTCGCCCGTGGACGAGGTGTATGCGGCCGTCGAGGGCCCCAACGGCGAGCTGGGTTATTACCTGGTGGCCGACGGGACCGAGTTCGGCTGGCGGGTCCGCACCCGGCCCCCCTCGTTCATCCACTTCTCGGTCTTCCCGCACATCATCAAGAACCACATGCTCGCCGATATCGTGGCTGTGCTCGGTAGCCTGAGCATCATCGCCGCCGAGCTCGACCGTTGACCGCGAGGGACACCCGACCGATGCCAGCCGAAGCCCCGTCCCGCCCGCCGCAGAAGATCGCGATCCTCACGGAGCCGCTGAAGGAGAAGATTTGCGCCCTCTTCCCGCGGTACCCGAGCAAGCGGGCCGTGACCCTGCCGGCGCTGCACATGGTTCATGAGCACCTCCGTTGCGTGCCGATCCAGGCCATGGCCGAGATCGCCGAACTACTGGAGATCTCGCCGGCGGAAGTCCACGACACGATGAGCTTCTACGGGTTCTTCCCTCAGGCCCCCATCGGCGACGTCCGGGTGTGGGTCTGCCGGTCGATCTCGTGCATGCTCCGCGGCGGCGACGAACTGCTGGAGCACGCCTGCAAGCGGCTTTCGATCCACCCCGGCGAGACGACGCCCGACGGCAAGATCACCGTCGAGTTCGCCGAGTGCCTGGG of the Paludisphaera rhizosphaerae genome contains:
- the nuoD gene encoding NADH dehydrogenase (quinone) subunit D, translating into MPVNLLDEPELDSEAKQATWTLNFGPQHPATHTTLRLILELDGERIVKATPHIGYLHSGFEKLGEHLNYNQYVTIVDRKNYISPPMNEVAWHHTVEKLLGVELTPRCQYIRVIIGELGRISDHLLCTGAAALDLGAFTAFLYAFNLREQIYDVYEEMSGYRFHPGYTRVGGVLYDFNDRVLDRIKRVLTSFVKVYSDMSKLLFRNRIFLDRMRGVGKLSKADAIGMSCTGPVARASGVHVDLRKDAPYLAYPEFDFEVPYCEEGDCWARFMVRMEEMKQSVRIIEQAMAKLPSGPVNLPIAEKLNIPDKATTYNSMEGLIQHFELVMPNRGFESPVDEVYAAVEGPNGELGYYLVADGTEFGWRVRTRPPSFIHFSVFPHIIKNHMLADIVAVLGSLSIIAAELDR
- a CDS encoding NADH-quinone oxidoreductase subunit NuoE family protein, whose amino-acid sequence is MPAEAPSRPPQKIAILTEPLKEKICALFPRYPSKRAVTLPALHMVHEHLRCVPIQAMAEIAELLEISPAEVHDTMSFYGFFPQAPIGDVRVWVCRSISCMLRGGDELLEHACKRLSIHPGETTPDGKITVEFAECLGICDHAPAALADDGRVYGPLDEAGVDAMLDELKKGRKDEAPHI